The Croceicoccus marinus genome contains a region encoding:
- the rplM gene encoding 50S ribosomal protein L13, producing the protein MKALSTQTRSIKPAEVEKKWHIIDAEGLVVGRVATIIANILRGKHKPSFTPHVDCGDHVIVINADKVRFTGNKLQDKRYYKHTGYAGGIKETSPAKVLEGRFPERVLEKAVERMIPRGPLGRQQMKALHLYAGTEHPHDGQQPEVLDIAARNRKNKVSA; encoded by the coding sequence ATGAAGGCGCTCAGCACCCAGACCCGGTCGATCAAGCCGGCCGAGGTCGAGAAGAAATGGCATATCATCGATGCCGAAGGCCTGGTGGTCGGCCGTGTTGCCACCATCATCGCCAACATCCTGCGCGGCAAGCACAAGCCTAGCTTCACCCCGCATGTCGATTGCGGCGATCACGTGATCGTCATCAATGCGGACAAGGTGCGCTTTACCGGCAACAAGCTGCAGGACAAGCGTTACTACAAGCACACCGGCTATGCCGGCGGCATCAAGGAAACCAGCCCCGCCAAGGTGCTGGAAGGCCGTTTCCCGGAACGCGTCCTTGAAAAGGCTGTCGAGCGCATGATCCCGCGCGGTCCGCTGGGCCGTCAGCAGATGAAGGCGCTGCACCTCTATGCCGGTACCGAGCATCCGCATGACGGGCAGCAGCCCGAAGTGCTCGATATCGCCGCCCGCAATCGCAAGAACAAGGTTAGCGCGTGA
- a CDS encoding MarR family winged helix-turn-helix transcriptional regulator — protein sequence MVRLHKPFLEPLGLTFPQYLVILELLDGAPLSVGDLGGRLGMDTGTITPLLKRLETSGFVTRNRDPNDERRVLVDVTTRGREIGPDVRRITDQIRSACQLTEQGVDDLRKTLEALAHPANETK from the coding sequence ATGGTCCGTTTGCACAAGCCCTTTCTCGAGCCCCTCGGACTTACGTTCCCACAATATCTGGTGATCCTCGAACTCCTCGACGGCGCACCGCTGTCGGTTGGCGATCTCGGCGGCCGATTGGGAATGGACACTGGCACGATCACGCCGCTTCTGAAGCGGCTCGAAACGTCCGGATTTGTAACCCGTAATCGTGACCCGAACGATGAGCGCCGCGTGCTGGTGGACGTCACGACCCGAGGCCGCGAGATTGGTCCTGACGTCAGGCGGATCACCGATCAGATCAGGTCGGCGTGCCAGCTTACCGAACAGGGCGTCGACGATCTTAGAAAGACCCTTGAGGCGCTGGCTCATCCCGCGAACGAAACGAAATGA
- the thiS gene encoding sulfur carrier protein ThiS: MAPNTNMIAITVNGETRRVPENTSIAHLARMLELDPAKVAVECNRHVIPRTTLETVTLHEGDELEIVHFVGGGDHPGGRDRQDAVTADDSWTVAGRTFRSRLIVGTGKYKDFAQNAAALEASGAEIVTVAVRRVNVSDPKAPMLTDFIDPKKTTYLPNTAGCFTADDAIRTLRLAREAGGWDLVKLEVLGEAKTLYPDMRETLKATEVLAKEGFLPMVYCTDDPIAAKQLEDAGAVAVMPLGAPIGSGLGIQNRVTIRLIVEGASVPVLVDAGVGTASDAAVAMELGCDGVLMNTAIAEAKDPILMARAMKLSVEAGRSAYLAGRMAQRRYADPSSPLAGLI; this comes from the coding sequence ATGGCTCCGAACACGAACATGATCGCGATCACGGTGAACGGGGAAACCCGCCGCGTGCCCGAAAACACCAGCATCGCGCATCTGGCCCGCATGCTGGAACTCGACCCCGCGAAGGTCGCGGTCGAGTGCAATCGCCATGTCATCCCCCGAACGACGCTGGAAACCGTGACCCTGCACGAAGGGGACGAGTTGGAAATCGTCCACTTCGTAGGCGGCGGCGACCATCCGGGCGGTCGCGATCGGCAGGACGCCGTGACGGCGGACGACAGCTGGACCGTGGCGGGCCGCACGTTCCGTTCGCGGCTGATCGTGGGCACGGGCAAGTACAAGGACTTTGCCCAGAACGCCGCCGCGCTGGAAGCGAGCGGGGCCGAGATCGTCACCGTCGCGGTGCGCCGCGTCAACGTGTCGGACCCCAAGGCGCCGATGCTGACCGATTTCATCGACCCGAAAAAGACCACCTATCTGCCCAATACCGCGGGCTGCTTCACGGCGGACGACGCGATCCGCACGCTGCGCCTGGCGCGCGAGGCTGGCGGCTGGGACCTCGTCAAGCTGGAAGTGCTGGGCGAGGCGAAGACGCTTTATCCCGACATGCGCGAAACGCTGAAGGCGACCGAGGTGCTGGCGAAGGAAGGCTTCCTGCCGATGGTCTATTGCACCGACGATCCGATTGCGGCGAAGCAGCTTGAAGACGCGGGCGCGGTGGCGGTGATGCCGCTGGGCGCTCCGATCGGGTCGGGGCTGGGCATCCAGAACCGCGTTACGATCCGCCTGATCGTCGAGGGGGCGAGCGTCCCCGTGCTGGTCGATGCGGGCGTCGGCACGGCGTCGGATGCGGCAGTCGCCATGGAACTGGGCTGCGACGGCGTATTGATGAACACCGCGATTGCCGAGGCGAAGGACCCTATCCTGATGGCCCGCGCCATGAAGCTGTCGGTCGAGGCCGGCCGCTCGGCCTATCTGGCGGGGCGCATGGCGCAGCGCCGCTATGCCGATCCGTCGAGCCCGCTGGCCGGGCTGATCTGA
- a CDS encoding MerC domain-containing protein — MKSSHSSCSHSVADRSTRSRLDRVGIVLSGACAVHCVAGLALVGLLGLGGLGVGGPWLMAPEIHEYGLVAAIVVGALTIGLGAMRHGHVWPLVLGAVGIGLMTLAVAGPHGVMEAALTIAGVAVLAAGHVLNIRACSSAR, encoded by the coding sequence ATGAAGTCCTCGCACTCTTCCTGCTCGCATTCGGTGGCGGACCGAAGCACGCGTTCCCGGCTCGACCGGGTGGGCATCGTGCTTTCGGGTGCCTGCGCGGTGCATTGCGTGGCGGGGCTGGCGCTGGTGGGGCTGCTGGGCCTTGGCGGGCTGGGCGTCGGCGGGCCGTGGCTGATGGCGCCGGAAATCCATGAATACGGCCTTGTCGCCGCGATCGTCGTCGGCGCGCTGACCATCGGGCTTGGCGCAATGCGGCATGGGCATGTCTGGCCGCTGGTGCTAGGCGCCGTCGGCATCGGGCTGATGACGCTGGCCGTGGCCGGGCCGCACGGCGTGATGGAGGCAGCGCTGACCATCGCGGGCGTCGCGGTGCTGGCGGCAGGCCATGTGCTGAACATCAGGGCCTGTTCCTCGGCGCGCTGA
- the rpsI gene encoding 30S ribosomal protein S9 gives MSENEVKDLSDLKDLTDNADLAETEQQAPAAPTMPLRDKEVDKQGRAYATGRRKDAVARVWLKPGSGKITINGRDQEVYFARPTLRLVINQPFDVTERNGQYDIIATVKGGGLSGQAGAVKHGISQALSRFEPALRGAIKAEGFLTRDSRVVERKKYGRAKARRSFQFSKR, from the coding sequence ATGTCCGAGAACGAAGTGAAAGACCTGTCGGATCTCAAGGATCTGACCGACAACGCCGATCTGGCTGAAACCGAACAGCAGGCTCCTGCCGCTCCCACCATGCCGCTGCGCGACAAGGAAGTGGACAAGCAGGGCCGCGCCTATGCCACCGGTCGCCGCAAGGACGCCGTCGCTCGCGTCTGGCTGAAGCCCGGCAGCGGCAAGATCACCATCAACGGCCGCGACCAGGAAGTGTATTTCGCACGTCCCACGCTGCGCCTGGTGATCAACCAGCCGTTCGACGTGACCGAGCGTAATGGCCAGTACGACATCATCGCCACCGTCAAGGGCGGCGGACTGTCGGGCCAGGCCGGCGCCGTGAAGCACGGCATTTCGCAGGCGCTCTCGCGCTTCGAACCGGCGCTGCGCGGTGCGATCAAGGCTGAAGGCTTCCTCACCCGCGACAGCCGCGTGGTGGAGCGCAAGAAGTACGGCCGTGCCAAGGCACGCCGCAGCTTCCAGTTCAGCAAGCGCTGA
- a CDS encoding COX15/CtaA family protein, with protein MMVLVGGITRLTESGLSITEWKPVTGTLPPFSEQAWQAEFDAYRQIPEYTQVNGPAGMTLAQYKFIYFWEWLHRLLGRVIGLAFAVPLVLYWIRGAIPIGYKPRLLALLALGAMQGVFGWLMVSSGVGAEAQELGRTDVSHYWLSIHLMTAFFTLGGLVWTALDLTNHAQGQPRAGLRGFPIVVLLVVALQLLYGAWMAGLNAGYVAGGGWLNSWPLMQGSFFPDGVDWSRGAWHAFTADPFMVHFIHRWWAWITVGFLIVMARKLRATQRPISVAIHLVFGVQILLGIATVWSGVALWIAVAHQLFGALLVCVTVWGAHAMGYRDRMPGSALR; from the coding sequence ATGATGGTGCTGGTGGGCGGTATCACCCGGCTGACCGAATCGGGGCTTTCGATCACCGAATGGAAACCGGTGACCGGTACCCTCCCTCCCTTCAGCGAACAGGCGTGGCAGGCCGAATTCGACGCCTATCGCCAGATCCCCGAATATACGCAGGTCAACGGACCCGCCGGGATGACGCTGGCGCAATACAAGTTCATCTACTTCTGGGAATGGCTCCACCGCCTGTTGGGCCGGGTGATCGGACTTGCCTTCGCCGTGCCGCTGGTGCTGTACTGGATTCGCGGCGCAATCCCGATCGGATACAAGCCCCGCCTGCTGGCGCTGCTGGCGCTGGGCGCGATGCAGGGGGTGTTCGGCTGGCTGATGGTCAGCTCGGGCGTGGGCGCAGAAGCCCAGGAACTGGGGCGGACGGATGTCAGCCATTACTGGCTGTCGATCCATCTGATGACGGCGTTCTTCACGCTGGGCGGGCTGGTCTGGACGGCGCTGGATCTGACCAATCACGCGCAGGGACAACCGCGAGCCGGGCTGCGCGGCTTCCCGATCGTTGTGCTGCTCGTGGTGGCGCTGCAATTGCTGTATGGCGCGTGGATGGCCGGGCTGAACGCCGGCTATGTGGCGGGCGGAGGCTGGCTGAACAGCTGGCCGCTGATGCAGGGTTCGTTCTTTCCCGATGGCGTCGATTGGTCGCGGGGTGCGTGGCACGCGTTCACGGCGGATCCGTTCATGGTGCATTTCATCCATCGCTGGTGGGCCTGGATCACCGTCGGCTTCCTGATCGTGATGGCGCGCAAACTGCGCGCGACGCAGCGACCGATCTCGGTCGCGATACATTTGGTGTTCGGCGTCCAGATCCTGCTGGGCATCGCCACGGTTTGGAGCGGCGTTGCGCTGTGGATCGCGGTAGCGCACCAGCTGTTCGGCGCGCTGCTGGTGTGCGTGACCGTGTGGGGCGCACATGCCATGGGCTACCGCGACCGCATGCCGGGAAGCGCATTGCGCTGA
- a CDS encoding AMP-dependent synthetase/ligase: MSGGGSSRDRGPHGFALADIESAPNLISLFLSRADVLGDAPFLFAKDGDEWRSISWAEASRQVCLLAESLLRLGLARGDRVLLVSENRPQWCIADLAIMAAGLITVPAYTTNTVHDHQHVIDNAGARAVIVSGPKLASNLMPAVVTSNCAELVIAMEPIRPPQSVQYHDMARLLQGDAETARRAVDARIAGIKREDPACIIYTSGTGGLPRGVRQHHGALLHNAAGAGDVIARDFGWDKERFLSFLPLSHAYEHTGGQAFPIALGAEIFYSEGLDKLAGNIEEVQPTIMVVVPRLFEVLRTRILKQLAKQGRVAETLAERASRLSERQGHGKTRPVLDTIENLFLERTLRPKARAKFGGRIKALVSGGAPLTPEIGYFFTGLGMPLLQGYGQTESGPIISVNRPRSGLKMDTVGPPLKGVEVRIAEDSEILVRGELVMHGYWRNAEETARALQDGWLHTGDIGHIDNRGRIVITDRKKDMIINDKGDNVAPQRVEGMLTLQPEIGQAMVHGDRKPYLVGLIVPDTEWAREWAEANGRAGDWTQWREDAEFGAALRAAVDRVNADLSVIEKVRRIMIADEPFSIENEEMTPSIKIRRHKLRERYGDRLNAMYR; this comes from the coding sequence ATGTCCGGGGGCGGGTCCTCGCGGGATCGCGGCCCGCACGGATTCGCGCTGGCCGATATCGAAAGCGCGCCCAATCTGATCTCGCTGTTCCTTTCGCGCGCCGACGTGCTGGGCGATGCGCCCTTCCTGTTCGCCAAGGACGGCGACGAATGGCGCTCGATCAGCTGGGCCGAGGCCTCGCGGCAGGTCTGCCTGCTGGCGGAATCGCTGCTCAGGCTGGGCCTGGCCAGGGGCGACCGCGTCCTGCTGGTCAGCGAGAACCGGCCCCAGTGGTGCATCGCCGACCTTGCGATCATGGCCGCGGGCCTCATCACCGTGCCCGCCTATACCACCAACACCGTGCACGACCACCAGCACGTCATCGACAATGCGGGTGCGCGCGCGGTGATCGTTTCCGGCCCCAAGCTCGCCAGCAACCTGATGCCCGCCGTCGTCACCAGCAATTGCGCCGAGCTGGTCATCGCGATGGAGCCGATCCGCCCGCCGCAAAGCGTGCAGTATCACGACATGGCCAGGTTGCTGCAAGGCGATGCCGAAACGGCGCGCCGGGCGGTCGACGCGCGCATCGCCGGGATCAAGCGCGAGGATCCGGCCTGCATCATCTATACCAGCGGCACCGGCGGCCTGCCGCGCGGCGTGCGCCAGCACCACGGCGCGCTGCTGCACAATGCGGCGGGCGCGGGCGACGTGATCGCGCGCGACTTCGGGTGGGACAAGGAACGCTTCCTCTCCTTCCTGCCATTGAGCCACGCCTATGAACACACCGGCGGCCAGGCGTTCCCGATCGCCCTGGGGGCCGAGATCTTCTATTCCGAAGGCCTCGACAAGCTGGCCGGCAATATCGAGGAAGTGCAGCCCACGATCATGGTCGTGGTCCCCCGCCTGTTCGAGGTTCTGCGCACCCGCATCCTCAAGCAGCTGGCGAAACAGGGCAGGGTGGCCGAGACGCTGGCCGAACGCGCCAGCAGATTGTCCGAACGGCAAGGCCACGGCAAGACGCGCCCCGTGCTCGACACGATCGAGAACCTGTTCCTCGAACGCACGCTGCGCCCCAAGGCGCGCGCGAAATTCGGCGGCCGCATCAAGGCGCTGGTGTCCGGCGGCGCGCCGCTCACGCCCGAGATCGGCTATTTCTTCACCGGGCTCGGCATGCCGCTGCTGCAGGGTTACGGCCAGACCGAATCCGGCCCGATCATCAGCGTCAACCGCCCCCGCTCCGGCCTCAAGATGGATACGGTCGGCCCGCCGCTGAAAGGGGTCGAGGTCCGCATCGCCGAGGACAGCGAGATCCTGGTGCGCGGCGAGCTGGTGATGCACGGATACTGGCGCAATGCCGAGGAAACCGCCCGCGCCCTGCAGGACGGCTGGCTGCACACCGGCGACATCGGCCATATCGACAATCGCGGGCGGATCGTCATCACCGACCGCAAGAAGGACATGATCATCAACGACAAGGGCGACAATGTCGCGCCCCAGCGGGTCGAGGGCATGCTCACCCTCCAGCCCGAGATCGGGCAGGCGATGGTCCACGGCGACCGCAAGCCCTATCTGGTCGGCCTGATCGTCCCCGACACCGAATGGGCGCGCGAATGGGCCGAGGCGAACGGCCGCGCGGGCGACTGGACGCAGTGGCGCGAAGACGCCGAATTCGGCGCCGCCCTGCGCGCCGCGGTCGACCGCGTGAACGCCGATCTGTCGGTGATCGAAAAGGTCCGCCGCATCATGATCGCGGACGAACCCTTCAGCATCGAGAACGAGGAAATGACCCCCTCGATCAAGATCCGCCGCCACAAGCTGCGCGAACGCTACGGCGACCGGCTGAACGCGATGTATCGCTGA
- a CDS encoding gamma-glutamyltransferase family protein, whose translation MKPKFFLPLFASALLAGCAAPADVATAPPAPPAAETRPAGGVVSAADRRAADAGARILREGGNAVDAGFATLLALNVVEPQSSGIGGGSFLVLDPGDGHPVTFDGRETAPASATPDRFMRDGKPMSFPDAWPGGLSTGVPGNVALMAMAHGKHGRLPWARLFQPAIELARGGFEVTPRLHNTLAAANLTGPLSPDARAIFYPGGNPAPIGSTIRNPAFAALLERIAAQGPQAFYTGENAASIAQAVQTAPVNPGDMTIEDLGTYGALERDAVCGTYRVYRICGMGPPSSGATTVFAILKQLERFDMAAHGPDDPVGWHLFAESQRLAYADREQYLADPDYVQVPVQGLTDPDYLARRSALIDMGSTMASASAGTPVGVSLAYAPQPEQAEHGTSHFVVTDGDGMIVSQTSTIEAAFGSGLFVNGFYLNNELTDFSRVPMVNGQPVANRVEGGKRPRSSMSPTIVYGPDGKPRLAVGAAGGTTIIAQVAKAIIGVTDWGLSAQEAIALPFVYSPGDTLLVEEGTDLEAMLPAFRALGHGDATTMPGRLKANAVEWVGGQPVGAADPRSEGAMVTP comes from the coding sequence ATGAAGCCGAAGTTTTTCCTCCCACTGTTCGCCTCGGCCCTGCTGGCAGGCTGCGCCGCGCCCGCCGATGTCGCCACTGCCCCGCCTGCGCCGCCTGCCGCCGAAACGCGCCCCGCCGGCGGCGTGGTCAGCGCCGCCGACCGCCGCGCGGCGGATGCGGGCGCGCGCATCCTGCGCGAGGGCGGCAATGCCGTCGACGCGGGCTTCGCCACGCTGCTCGCGCTCAATGTCGTCGAACCGCAAAGCTCGGGGATTGGCGGCGGCAGCTTCCTGGTGCTCGATCCCGGCGACGGGCATCCGGTCACCTTTGACGGGCGCGAAACCGCGCCCGCATCGGCCACGCCCGACCGCTTCATGCGGGACGGCAAGCCGATGTCCTTTCCCGATGCGTGGCCGGGCGGGCTCAGCACCGGGGTTCCCGGCAATGTCGCGCTGATGGCGATGGCGCACGGCAAGCACGGCAGGCTGCCCTGGGCGCGCCTGTTCCAGCCCGCCATCGAACTGGCGCGCGGCGGTTTCGAAGTGACGCCGCGCCTGCACAATACGCTGGCCGCTGCGAATCTGACCGGCCCGCTGTCGCCCGATGCGCGCGCGATCTTCTATCCCGGCGGCAATCCCGCCCCCATCGGCTCGACGATCCGCAACCCGGCCTTTGCCGCCCTGCTCGAACGCATCGCGGCACAGGGGCCGCAGGCGTTCTACACCGGCGAGAATGCGGCCAGCATCGCGCAGGCGGTGCAGACCGCGCCGGTCAATCCCGGCGACATGACAATAGAGGACCTCGGCACCTATGGCGCGCTGGAACGCGATGCGGTGTGCGGCACCTACCGCGTCTATCGCATCTGCGGCATGGGCCCGCCATCGTCGGGCGCAACCACCGTGTTCGCGATCCTGAAGCAGCTGGAACGCTTCGACATGGCCGCGCATGGCCCGGACGATCCCGTCGGCTGGCACCTGTTCGCCGAATCGCAGCGCCTCGCCTATGCCGACCGCGAGCAATATCTGGCCGATCCCGATTACGTGCAGGTCCCGGTGCAGGGCCTGACCGATCCCGACTACCTTGCCCGCCGCAGCGCACTGATCGACATGGGCAGCACCATGGCCTCCGCCAGCGCGGGCACGCCTGTTGGCGTATCGCTGGCTTATGCGCCGCAGCCCGAACAGGCCGAACACGGCACCAGCCATTTCGTCGTCACCGACGGCGACGGCATGATCGTCAGCCAGACCTCCACGATCGAGGCAGCCTTCGGATCGGGCCTGTTCGTGAACGGTTTTTACCTCAACAACGAGCTTACCGATTTCTCGCGCGTGCCCATGGTGAACGGCCAGCCCGTCGCCAACCGGGTAGAGGGCGGCAAGCGCCCGCGATCGTCCATGTCGCCGACCATCGTCTATGGCCCGGACGGCAAGCCCCGGCTGGCGGTCGGCGCGGCGGGCGGCACGACGATCATCGCGCAGGTCGCCAAGGCGATCATCGGCGTGACCGACTGGGGCCTTTCCGCCCAAGAAGCTATCGCGCTGCCCTTCGTCTATTCGCCGGGCGACACCCTGCTGGTCGAGGAAGGCACCGATCTCGAAGCCATGCTCCCCGCCTTTCGCGCGCTGGGGCACGGCGATGCCACCACCATGCCAGGCAGGCTCAAGGCCAATGCGGTGGAATGGGTGGGCGGCCAGCCCGTCGGCGCCGCCGACCCGCGCAGCGAAGGCGCGATGGTCACGCCCTAG
- a CDS encoding diacylglycerol/lipid kinase family protein, translated as MIDTQDVWLVANPSSGSNDDDALEALSHHCQSAGLCLTRRIAFPKESLPTPAELDAAGLTLIAVFAGDGTINALVDALKGWSGAVLVLPGGTMNLLSLRLHGPRSSEEIVQSVVRGDARRVRLSAVRCDDHIALAGLLVGPATAWGDVREAMRELKLASVVEETVAAMNESTEGVPVRCTDPVAGRAEGYPLLMVTPERGDFSIKAYHAEGMVEYAKQGLAILRRNFRDGPHDDLGNYTTMRIESADGTDIPLLVDGEAVESGASVNLALDECGVDLIATGEG; from the coding sequence ATGATAGATACACAAGATGTCTGGCTGGTCGCCAATCCGTCCAGCGGAAGCAACGACGACGACGCGCTAGAGGCGCTGTCTCACCATTGCCAGAGCGCCGGGCTGTGCCTGACGCGGCGCATCGCGTTCCCCAAGGAAAGCCTGCCTACGCCCGCAGAACTGGACGCGGCCGGGCTGACATTGATCGCGGTGTTCGCGGGCGACGGCACGATCAACGCGCTGGTCGATGCGCTCAAGGGGTGGAGCGGAGCGGTGCTGGTCCTGCCGGGCGGCACGATGAACCTGCTGTCGCTGCGCCTCCACGGCCCGCGGTCGAGCGAGGAGATCGTGCAGTCGGTCGTGCGCGGCGATGCTCGGCGGGTCAGGCTGTCCGCGGTCCGCTGCGACGATCATATCGCGCTGGCGGGCCTGCTGGTCGGCCCTGCGACCGCCTGGGGCGATGTGCGCGAGGCTATGCGCGAGCTCAAGCTGGCCTCCGTGGTCGAGGAAACCGTGGCCGCCATGAACGAATCGACCGAAGGCGTGCCCGTACGCTGCACCGATCCGGTGGCGGGACGCGCAGAGGGCTATCCGTTGTTGATGGTGACGCCGGAACGCGGGGATTTCTCGATCAAGGCCTATCATGCCGAGGGGATGGTCGAATATGCCAAGCAGGGGCTGGCCATCCTGCGCCGCAATTTCCGCGACGGGCCGCATGACGATCTGGGGAATTACACGACGATGAGAATTGAAAGCGCCGATGGCACCGACATCCCGCTGCTGGTCGACGGCGAAGCGGTCGAGAGCGGCGCATCCGTCAATCTGGCGCTGGACGAATGCGGGGTCGATCTGATCGCCACGGGGGAGGGTTGA
- a CDS encoding metallophosphoesterase family protein: MAGMKGPADRTGKLIFHFSDIHFGLVDQDAIDWAKAEVARLKPDAVAITGDLTMRARHREFDAATAWINSLDVPVTVEVGNHDMPYFNLFERFTNPYKRFRGMQDKVEAEIDLPGLAIVSLNTAPRAQPRWPWSYGFVTDHQLAKTLKAVDELPSDRKIVVACHHPLVEAGTRGKALTRGGDNALAELAKRKVVAVLSGHVHDAFDMIAETPNGSVRMIGAGTLSQRVRSTPPSFNELHWDGETIDVVVRNLEQVSTRDMQIDEVPEDAMPPRRPDEPVAPVGRVPAEDPPVH; encoded by the coding sequence ATGGCCGGCATGAAAGGCCCCGCCGACCGGACAGGCAAGCTGATCTTCCATTTCTCGGACATTCACTTCGGATTGGTCGACCAGGACGCGATCGACTGGGCCAAGGCGGAAGTCGCGCGATTGAAGCCCGACGCGGTCGCGATCACCGGCGACCTGACCATGCGGGCGCGGCACCGGGAATTCGATGCCGCGACGGCTTGGATCAATTCGCTCGACGTTCCGGTAACGGTCGAGGTGGGCAATCACGACATGCCCTATTTCAACCTGTTCGAGCGTTTCACCAATCCGTACAAGCGTTTCCGCGGCATGCAGGACAAGGTCGAGGCGGAGATCGACTTGCCGGGGCTTGCCATCGTCTCGCTGAATACCGCGCCGCGGGCGCAGCCGCGCTGGCCGTGGAGCTATGGTTTCGTCACCGATCACCAGCTGGCCAAGACGCTGAAGGCGGTCGATGAATTGCCGAGCGACCGAAAAATCGTGGTCGCCTGCCATCACCCGCTGGTAGAGGCAGGGACGCGCGGCAAGGCGCTGACCAGGGGCGGGGACAATGCGCTGGCCGAACTGGCGAAGCGCAAGGTGGTCGCCGTGCTATCGGGGCATGTGCACGACGCGTTCGACATGATTGCCGAGACGCCCAATGGCTCCGTCCGCATGATCGGGGCCGGCACGCTGTCGCAGCGGGTGCGTTCGACTCCGCCCAGCTTCAACGAGCTGCATTGGGACGGAGAGACGATTGATGTCGTCGTCCGCAACCTGGAGCAGGTGTCCACTCGCGACATGCAGATCGACGAAGTGCCGGAGGACGCCATGCCGCCGCGCAGGCCCGATGAGCCGGTGGCGCCGGTCGGGCGCGTGCCGGCGGAAGACCCGCCGGTGCATTAG
- a CDS encoding NADPH-dependent F420 reductase, with translation MKIGILGTGNIGATLVKDLAAAGHEVKVANSRGPDTIPAELLSSGAQAVTKEEALSDVEAVILSIPLKRIPDIAPLVARLPDDTVVIDTSNYYPFRDGQIEAIESGQVESLWVMEQLGRPIAKAWNAIGSASLATKGQRPATPGRIALPVAADRDRDREVAMALVEDTGLDAFYSGSIADSWRQQPGAPAYCTDLTCEEMEPALAAAEKERLPKRRDLGVAVMQERLGDGTTNPDAEWGVRVVRAINM, from the coding sequence ATGAAAATCGGAATCCTCGGCACCGGCAATATTGGTGCGACACTGGTAAAGGATCTGGCGGCGGCGGGGCACGAGGTGAAGGTGGCCAACTCTCGCGGTCCTGACACTATTCCCGCTGAACTGCTGTCCAGCGGCGCACAGGCAGTCACAAAGGAGGAAGCGCTTTCAGACGTGGAGGCGGTAATCCTTTCGATCCCACTCAAACGCATTCCCGACATCGCGCCATTGGTTGCCAGGCTGCCGGACGATACGGTCGTGATCGACACTTCCAACTACTACCCATTCCGTGACGGCCAGATCGAAGCCATCGAGAGCGGACAGGTAGAAAGCCTGTGGGTGATGGAGCAGCTTGGCCGCCCCATTGCAAAGGCGTGGAACGCCATTGGCTCTGCGTCCCTGGCGACCAAAGGTCAGCGTCCCGCAACACCGGGCCGCATCGCGCTGCCTGTTGCTGCCGACCGCGATCGCGACCGTGAAGTCGCTATGGCGCTTGTCGAAGACACAGGTCTCGATGCCTTCTATTCGGGTTCGATTGCGGATTCGTGGAGGCAGCAGCCTGGAGCGCCGGCCTATTGCACGGACCTGACCTGTGAGGAGATGGAACCGGCTCTTGCTGCCGCTGAAAAGGAAAGACTCCCGAAGCGCAGGGATTTGGGTGTGGCAGTCATGCAGGAACGCCTTGGAGACGGCACCACAAACCCCGACGCGGAGTGGGGAGTTCGAGTAGTCCGCGCGATCAACATGTAA
- a CDS encoding septal ring lytic transglycosylase RlpA family protein: MDHSIEAAIPARHDAAHHSPEQDPAHHLPSRRERLRMLLRLKSQRQLLAASTGALAGLAAILSFALYENSSTPDLVRLGGGVASVEAQPVVGPQSPGAQDNGAAPAGDESHIGSGEASYYGRELAGNPTASGEIFDPARLTAAHRTLPLGSRVRVTNASNGEDVVVRINDRGPFHGDRVIDLSLAAARTIGLFRTGTARVSLALLLD; the protein is encoded by the coding sequence ATGGACCATTCTATCGAAGCCGCCATTCCCGCCCGTCACGACGCTGCCCATCACTCGCCCGAACAGGACCCGGCGCATCATCTGCCCAGCCGCCGCGAGCGGCTGCGCATGCTGCTTCGGCTTAAATCGCAGCGGCAATTGCTGGCGGCTTCTACCGGGGCACTGGCCGGCCTGGCCGCGATCCTGTCCTTCGCCCTTTACGAGAACAGCAGCACGCCCGATCTGGTCCGGCTCGGCGGCGGCGTGGCCAGTGTCGAGGCGCAGCCGGTCGTCGGCCCGCAAAGCCCCGGCGCACAAGACAACGGCGCGGCACCGGCGGGCGACGAAAGCCATATCGGCAGCGGAGAGGCCAGCTATTACGGCCGCGAACTGGCAGGCAACCCCACCGCCAGCGGAGAGATCTTCGATCCCGCTCGGCTGACCGCGGCGCATCGCACGCTCCCGCTGGGCAGCCGGGTGCGCGTGACCAATGCCAGCAATGGCGAGGATGTCGTGGTCCGCATCAACGATCGCGGCCCGTTCCACGGCGACCGCGTGATCGACCTGTCATTGGCGGCGGCGCGCACCATCGGCCTGTTTCGCACCGGCACCGCGCGCGTCAGCCTGGCGCTGCTGCTCGATTGA